One genomic region from Chloroherpetonaceae bacterium encodes:
- a CDS encoding ArsA family ATPase, producing MRIIIYLGKGGVGKTTVSAATAAKIANSGKRVLIMSTDIAHSLGDAFGAELSDSPREVFPNLFAMEINVLAEIRNHWSLLHDYFSSMLMNEGASEVVADELAIIPGMEEMMSLKHIWEASKSGKYDVIIVDAAPTGETMRLLAMPDSYQWYTKKIASWHTRVISFAMPLIEKLMPKKNVFKLMPEIGEQIKELHGYLLDPKVTSYRIVVNPENMVIREALRAQTYLNLFGYTLDAVVVNKIFPEGALSKSMKGLFEQQQRYLKQIDQFFYPLPIFKVKHFENEVIGNISLSKMGESLFQTELPEEILYNDFKTHTIEKSNGKYLLKLYLPNVEIDHVQMNVKGDELLIEVNNFRKNIVLPNVLVGRKTDYAAYENGRLNVFFC from the coding sequence ATGCGAATAATAATTTATCTCGGGAAAGGCGGCGTTGGTAAAACGACGGTTTCAGCAGCAACAGCGGCAAAAATTGCAAATTCAGGAAAACGCGTATTGATTATGAGTACCGATATCGCTCATAGTCTTGGAGATGCATTTGGCGCAGAACTTAGTGACTCGCCACGCGAAGTGTTTCCAAATCTTTTTGCGATGGAAATCAATGTGCTTGCCGAGATCAGAAATCATTGGTCATTATTACATGATTATTTTTCGTCGATGCTGATGAACGAGGGTGCAAGCGAGGTTGTCGCTGATGAACTTGCCATTATTCCGGGAATGGAAGAAATGATGAGCTTAAAGCACATTTGGGAGGCGTCGAAGTCCGGCAAGTATGATGTCATAATTGTTGATGCAGCGCCAACGGGCGAAACAATGCGTCTTCTCGCGATGCCCGATTCTTACCAATGGTACACCAAGAAAATCGCATCGTGGCACACGCGGGTCATCAGCTTTGCAATGCCCTTGATTGAAAAGCTTATGCCAAAGAAAAATGTCTTTAAGTTGATGCCCGAAATTGGCGAGCAAATCAAAGAGTTACACGGTTACTTGTTAGACCCAAAGGTCACGTCCTATCGCATTGTGGTGAATCCAGAAAATATGGTTATTCGCGAGGCACTGAGAGCACAAACTTATCTCAACCTTTTTGGCTATACACTTGATGCCGTAGTGGTTAATAAAATATTCCCTGAAGGAGCGCTTTCAAAGTCGATGAAAGGCCTTTTTGAGCAGCAGCAAAGATACTTAAAGCAAATTGACCAATTCTTTTATCCACTTCCTATTTTCAAGGTAAAGCATTTTGAAAATGAAGTCATTGGGAATATTTCACTATCCAAAATGGGCGAATCGCTCTTTCAAACTGAACTCCCGGAGGAAATCCTGTATAACGATTTCAAAACACATACTATCGAGAAGAGCAATGGGAAGTATTTGTTAAAACTTTACTTACCAAATGTTGAAATTGATCATGTACAGATGAATGTCAAAGGTGATGAATTGCTGATAGAGGTGAATAACTTCAGAAAAAATATCGTGCTTCCGAATGTCCTTGTTGGTCGAAAAACAGATTACGCTGCCTACGAAAATGGAAGGTTGAATGTTTTTTTCTGTTAG
- a CDS encoding DUF5939 domain-containing protein has translation MTDKCSIPDLPEIQKLRSEALSLQGMAELRHAPEELWTYLSNTEILFKKIGFGKQKIDRLFDSIKGNALYIETERDSEITDSKETFIELPFEWVAPEYLFCERFYLTGAFQYYALKLKAELSQTGGTLLTIEVRYLPRDENFSAMVFANEDIERLIAELKRIDEAIRRTEVLGYESFMAEEKTFGAEIDSLAKTWKHLAPDTALPEKISEYIYTAPDRYIRRMRPIPLSYFSRSTPSEVLRFLIKASREGYLKKNWDIICPVCKSQVQRYERLAEIPTQHHCSVCKTEFTPEFDKNIEITFSPNIKYRSSDEGQYSAGSPSHFNHLSSQLMIEPAHHRSQQMAMSEGFYHISSSITSGTVQFEISKDTGSNELVIHLGQELSVTGSLAQEPVFQLTVQNPKPFRATLTFETLGKIRTSTSAYSATAFPDFFDHFPEDVMHPSVNFQIHEAVFLSAALLNPIELLEEFGDLPVREIYKEAEALLSKCARTYEGRICHSGTFDFAITFPKQEMALKAGVEVLQLLRVRNMRNPHKPLRLRLGLYSGKVLVSSPNGKLNFFGSALALAQAVMAKSQGDDLVSSKKFFSSKEVVDFIRSERVAITTFDFELNRLKIPLYRVKLIPFA, from the coding sequence ATGACAGACAAATGTTCAATACCTGATCTACCGGAAATTCAAAAGCTCCGTTCAGAAGCGCTGTCATTACAAGGAATGGCAGAACTTCGCCACGCGCCCGAAGAACTTTGGACATACCTTTCGAATACGGAAATTCTTTTCAAAAAAATTGGCTTTGGAAAACAAAAAATTGATCGTCTTTTTGATTCCATTAAAGGGAATGCTTTGTACATCGAAACAGAGCGTGATTCCGAAATCACCGATTCCAAAGAAACATTTATAGAATTGCCTTTTGAGTGGGTTGCGCCAGAGTATTTATTCTGTGAACGCTTTTATCTCACCGGCGCATTTCAATACTACGCGTTGAAACTAAAAGCAGAGCTCAGTCAAACAGGGGGAACGTTGCTTACCATTGAAGTTCGATATTTACCACGCGATGAAAACTTTTCTGCAATGGTCTTTGCAAATGAAGACATTGAAAGATTGATTGCAGAACTAAAGCGAATCGATGAGGCTATTCGCCGAACAGAAGTATTAGGTTATGAAAGCTTTATGGCAGAAGAAAAGACATTCGGCGCTGAAATCGATTCCTTAGCAAAAACTTGGAAACATTTGGCTCCAGATACGGCACTTCCGGAAAAAATTTCTGAATACATTTACACCGCGCCCGACCGTTACATAAGGCGCATGCGACCAATTCCACTCAGCTATTTCAGCCGTTCAACACCAAGCGAAGTTTTGCGCTTTTTAATTAAAGCATCAAGAGAAGGGTACCTGAAAAAAAACTGGGATATCATATGCCCCGTTTGCAAAAGCCAAGTTCAGCGCTATGAACGACTTGCGGAGATTCCAACTCAACACCATTGCTCGGTATGCAAAACGGAGTTTACTCCCGAATTTGATAAGAATATTGAAATCACTTTTTCACCCAATATCAAATATCGATCCTCTGATGAAGGTCAATACTCAGCCGGAAGCCCATCTCATTTCAATCACCTTTCTTCACAGTTGATGATTGAACCAGCCCATCATCGTTCGCAACAGATGGCGATGAGTGAAGGCTTTTATCACATTTCCTCATCAATTACTTCGGGGACTGTACAATTTGAAATTTCAAAAGACACAGGTTCAAATGAGTTGGTGATTCACCTTGGTCAAGAGCTATCGGTTACCGGAAGCTTAGCCCAAGAGCCCGTGTTTCAACTGACAGTTCAAAATCCTAAGCCGTTTCGTGCAACTCTCACCTTCGAGACTTTAGGTAAAATACGAACATCGACATCCGCTTATTCAGCAACAGCTTTTCCTGATTTCTTTGATCATTTCCCTGAGGATGTCATGCACCCCTCTGTGAATTTTCAGATTCATGAAGCAGTCTTTCTTTCAGCGGCGCTATTAAATCCAATAGAGTTGCTTGAAGAATTTGGAGACCTTCCCGTAAGAGAAATTTACAAAGAAGCTGAAGCGTTACTTTCAAAATGCGCACGTACTTATGAAGGCCGTATCTGCCATAGTGGCACATTCGATTTTGCAATCACATTTCCTAAACAAGAAATGGCACTCAAAGCAGGTGTTGAAGTTTTGCAATTGCTTCGGGTTAGAAATATGAGAAATCCACACAAGCCCCTTCGATTGCGTTTAGGATTATACTCGGGTAAGGTTTTGGTTTCTTCTCCAAACGGAAAGTTAAATTTCTTTGGTTCTGCGCTTGCACTTGCACAAGCCGTTATGGCGAAAAGTCAGGGCGATGATTTGGTTAGTTCCAAGAAATTTTTCAGTTCAAAAGAAGTTGTTGATTTTATTCGATCAGAGCGAGTAGCTATTACAACTTTTGATTTTGAACTGAATCGTCTCAAAATTCCTCTTTACCGAGTGAAACTCATCCCTTTTGCTTAA
- a CDS encoding DUF2779 domain-containing protein codes for MYLSKSDFKLAQSCATKLFYAKKNYPNERESDPLLDNLADGGFLVAKLAQLMFPEGIEIKSDQSILNAHQVTLEMLLKEEVTLFEPLLIANRKLARVDILRKRGNELELIEVKAKSFDGTLGNEQFWSAKKDKIASGWDEYLRDIAFQVIIAREAFPQMSIRAFLMMTDKTKTTGIEGLAKQFQLNEVELDSGRKGYKVDFTGSLEAIHQDQFLTRIEVTNEVEFLIPLIRNDIAQYLDSLGENGEIKKIATPIGRGCKGCEFFSENKAESGFDECWGELAKPTPHFFELYWGLDDEKTNQLIETKSTSLFDIPLDWLKNKKGDFGSRGLRQKIQIENTRSGKVWIGNGLKQELQHIQYPVHFIDFETYQSALPYHRGMRAYERIAFQWSVHTLSSPDAEPTHSEFLNTEAVFPNFTFAESLMKKLGNSGTILIWTQYENTVLRAIYQQLQDYAGTLHIDAAPLLQWLESTAKIEGVSDGRMVDMNKLCFDYFFHPMMKGSTSIKAVLPAVWKDGVFLHELSWLKKYVKVEKGEVLSPYKALESIEIFERAERVEEGMGAMRAYEEMIYGRSAAHPEKKQKWEQLLLEYCKLDTLAMVIIWKYWLNKCGT; via the coding sequence ATGTACTTATCAAAATCTGATTTTAAGCTTGCGCAAAGCTGCGCTACGAAACTCTTTTATGCTAAAAAAAATTACCCGAATGAGCGTGAATCAGATCCTCTTTTAGACAACTTGGCTGATGGCGGATTTTTAGTTGCCAAATTGGCGCAGCTTATGTTCCCCGAAGGCATTGAAATTAAAAGTGATCAGTCAATTTTGAACGCCCATCAAGTGACTCTAGAAATGCTTTTGAAAGAGGAAGTGACACTTTTTGAGCCACTCCTTATTGCAAACAGAAAACTCGCAAGGGTTGATATTCTTCGTAAAAGAGGAAATGAACTTGAATTAATTGAAGTTAAAGCGAAATCATTCGACGGCACTTTAGGCAATGAGCAGTTTTGGTCGGCAAAGAAAGATAAAATCGCTTCGGGTTGGGATGAATATCTCCGTGATATCGCCTTCCAAGTGATTATCGCCCGTGAGGCATTTCCGCAGATGAGCATTCGCGCGTTTCTGATGATGACGGATAAAACAAAGACAACTGGAATTGAGGGACTTGCTAAGCAATTTCAACTCAATGAAGTAGAACTCGATTCAGGAAGGAAAGGTTACAAAGTTGATTTTACAGGTAGCCTTGAAGCCATTCATCAAGATCAATTTCTTACTCGGATTGAAGTGACCAATGAAGTCGAATTCCTTATCCCATTGATTCGCAACGATATCGCGCAATACCTTGATAGTTTAGGAGAAAATGGTGAGATTAAGAAAATCGCAACGCCTATCGGAAGAGGCTGTAAAGGCTGCGAATTTTTTAGTGAGAATAAGGCTGAAAGCGGCTTTGATGAATGTTGGGGAGAGCTCGCAAAACCAACGCCACACTTTTTTGAGCTTTATTGGGGGCTTGATGACGAGAAAACCAATCAGCTCATTGAAACCAAATCAACCTCACTTTTTGATATTCCCCTCGATTGGCTCAAGAATAAAAAGGGCGATTTTGGATCGCGCGGCTTAAGACAAAAGATTCAAATTGAAAATACGAGATCAGGAAAAGTATGGATAGGTAATGGGCTTAAGCAAGAATTGCAACACATTCAATATCCCGTACACTTCATTGATTTCGAAACCTACCAATCGGCCTTGCCTTACCACCGAGGAATGCGTGCCTATGAGCGTATTGCATTTCAATGGAGTGTTCATACACTAAGTTCTCCTGATGCAGAACCCACACATTCCGAATTCCTCAATACTGAAGCGGTTTTTCCGAATTTCACATTTGCTGAAAGTCTGATGAAAAAGCTTGGAAATTCAGGAACGATCCTTATCTGGACACAATACGAAAACACGGTACTTCGCGCAATCTATCAACAGCTTCAAGATTATGCCGGAACCCTTCACATAGATGCCGCGCCGCTTTTGCAGTGGCTTGAATCAACAGCTAAGATCGAGGGTGTTTCTGATGGCAGAATGGTGGATATGAATAAACTTTGTTTCGATTATTTCTTTCATCCAATGATGAAAGGCTCAACATCCATCAAAGCCGTACTTCCCGCCGTTTGGAAAGATGGCGTTTTTCTTCACGAACTTTCTTGGCTTAAAAAATATGTGAAGGTTGAAAAAGGCGAGGTCTTAAGTCCCTACAAGGCACTTGAATCGATTGAAATTTTTGAGCGTGCAGAGCGGGTAGAAGAAGGAATGGGTGCAATGCGTGCTTACGAGGAAATGATTTACGGTCGTAGTGCTGCCCATCCCGAAAAGAAGCAAAAGTGGGAACAATTGCTTTTGGAATATTGCAAGCTTGATACATTGGCAATGGTCATCATTTGGAAGTATTGGCTGAATAAATGCGGGACATGA
- a CDS encoding LysR substrate-binding domain-containing protein: MSLNITLTQLSYIVAVDTHRNFAKAADSVFITQPTLSMQIQKLERELGVMIFDRSKQPVEPTGIGRVILDQSRVILKESQKLPELIRVNQGAIEGEFRLGIIPTLAPSLLPLFLKNFTHKYPKVELVIEELQTHVIVERLRKDTLDAGLLATPLSEVGIGEIPLFYEPFVAYLPQTHRLAKKKKISIDDLDSHDLLLLNEGHCFRNQLIKLCRFSTPEKNHDKGNDKSNHASQSFRFESGNFDTLKKLVDQGFGMTLLPYLKALDLERKDHPSLRHFDLPTPIREISIVHSRSVLKKHIIDLLGAEIKKTVPKQLLSREGTNRIEPILNEALL; the protein is encoded by the coding sequence ATGTCGCTCAACATTACGCTTACACAGCTCTCCTATATTGTCGCTGTCGATACCCACAGAAATTTTGCCAAGGCTGCCGATAGTGTATTTATTACGCAGCCGACACTTTCGATGCAGATTCAGAAGCTTGAGCGGGAGCTTGGAGTGATGATTTTCGATCGGAGTAAACAGCCGGTTGAGCCTACCGGAATCGGTCGAGTTATCTTGGATCAATCTCGCGTGATTCTTAAAGAGTCACAAAAGTTACCTGAGCTCATTCGAGTCAATCAGGGGGCTATTGAAGGAGAATTCAGGCTTGGTATTATTCCAACACTTGCGCCGAGTCTTCTACCCCTTTTCTTAAAAAACTTCACACACAAATATCCAAAGGTAGAGTTGGTCATTGAAGAATTGCAAACGCATGTGATTGTGGAGCGGCTTCGCAAGGATACGCTTGATGCAGGGCTTTTGGCCACGCCGCTTTCGGAGGTAGGAATCGGAGAGATTCCATTATTCTATGAACCTTTTGTCGCGTATCTACCCCAGACACATCGCTTAGCTAAGAAAAAAAAGATTTCGATTGATGATCTTGATAGCCACGATTTGCTTCTGCTCAATGAAGGTCATTGTTTTAGAAATCAGTTAATTAAACTATGCCGTTTTTCAACTCCCGAAAAAAATCATGATAAGGGGAATGATAAGAGTAATCATGCCTCACAATCCTTTCGATTTGAAAGTGGAAATTTTGATACCCTCAAAAAATTAGTGGATCAAGGGTTTGGGATGACCTTGCTCCCCTATCTCAAAGCACTTGACTTAGAAAGGAAAGATCATCCAAGTCTAAGGCATTTTGATCTACCTACACCGATTCGTGAAATCTCTATTGTTCATTCACGTTCAGTTTTGAAAAAGCATATCATTGATTTACTTGGCGCTGAAATCAAGAAAACGGTTCCAAAGCAACTTTTAAGTCGTGAAGGGACAAACCGAATAGAGCCGATTTTAAATGAAGCACTTTTATAA
- a CDS encoding rubrerythrin family protein: MTIQGTETRKNLEAAFAGEAMAFRRYLYFGEIARELGSEEVAEVFEKTARDEFGHAVAHLQLLYPKYLLTVEKLLEIAAEGELYETNIMYPQFEATALREGNLDAVEEFREQQKESLEHAEIFKAAAKRFKSFKKVEKAHADHYLQTLEKYRKEKAAEVTV, translated from the coding sequence ATGACCATTCAAGGAACAGAAACACGGAAAAATCTCGAAGCTGCATTTGCAGGGGAAGCAATGGCCTTTCGCCGCTATCTCTACTTCGGAGAAATTGCCCGAGAACTTGGCAGCGAAGAAGTGGCGGAAGTATTTGAAAAAACCGCTCGCGATGAATTCGGCCACGCCGTCGCGCATTTGCAATTGCTTTACCCGAAGTATTTGCTTACGGTTGAAAAACTTTTGGAAATTGCAGCTGAAGGTGAGCTTTACGAAACCAACATAATGTACCCACAATTTGAGGCGACGGCGCTTCGCGAGGGGAATTTGGATGCCGTAGAGGAATTCCGTGAGCAGCAAAAGGAATCGCTCGAGCATGCAGAAATCTTTAAGGCAGCAGCAAAACGCTTCAAGTCGTTTAAGAAAGTGGAGAAGGCGCACGCCGATCATTATTTGCAAACGCTTGAAAAGTATCGTAAAGAAAAGGCTGCCGAAGTAACTGTATAA
- a CDS encoding response regulator, which translates to MMKIVIVDDQPINLDVLKRHAGKLPETEIIAFLNPLEALQYCKTESVDLILTDYQMPEMFGTDFMTEFRSLPGKESVPIIMITAESQQELRYKALEMGANDFLNKPIDGTEFIARARNMLALRAAQNELLKKNSELEILNKKLEEVSTLKTHLMAIAANDLSDPLGSIIQFSDTMLSGRPTAEQHAQYLRIIQDLANRMNHIIREVLNSEAIESGKLIFAQRPIGLGELVKFNVGIALHRATEKKQKFLFHADQSVLVKGDEIRLQEIVNQLISNAIIYSPIGSTISVRVYSIGEIVRLEVTDEGPGISEEDMKNLFKKFQRLSAKPTGGESSNGIGLSIAKQLVELQGGKIWATSAGVGKGATFTVEFPIYHP; encoded by the coding sequence ATGATGAAAATTGTCATAGTTGATGACCAACCGATAAATCTAGATGTTTTGAAGCGACACGCCGGCAAACTTCCTGAAACGGAAATTATCGCCTTCCTGAATCCTCTTGAAGCACTTCAATATTGCAAGACAGAATCTGTTGATTTAATTCTCACAGACTACCAGATGCCTGAAATGTTTGGAACCGACTTCATGACCGAATTTCGCTCGTTACCCGGAAAAGAATCTGTACCAATCATCATGATTACGGCCGAAAGTCAACAAGAACTTCGGTACAAAGCTCTTGAAATGGGCGCAAATGATTTTCTCAACAAGCCAATTGATGGCACAGAATTTATCGCTCGCGCACGAAATATGCTTGCGTTAAGAGCCGCTCAAAATGAATTACTCAAAAAAAATTCAGAACTTGAGATACTAAATAAGAAGTTGGAGGAAGTTAGTACCCTTAAAACACATTTGATGGCCATTGCAGCCAATGATTTAAGTGATCCTTTGGGGAGTATCATTCAGTTTTCTGACACAATGCTTTCCGGACGCCCAACCGCGGAGCAGCACGCTCAATACCTCAGAATTATTCAAGACTTAGCCAACCGCATGAATCATATTATTCGAGAGGTTCTTAATTCGGAAGCCATTGAAAGTGGGAAACTCATCTTTGCACAAAGGCCTATCGGGCTTGGAGAACTTGTGAAATTCAATGTCGGCATCGCTCTTCATCGTGCAACTGAAAAAAAGCAAAAATTTCTCTTTCATGCCGATCAAAGTGTGCTTGTGAAAGGCGATGAGATCAGGCTTCAAGAAATTGTGAATCAACTTATTTCAAATGCAATTATCTATTCACCAATTGGTTCAACAATTTCAGTTCGCGTTTATTCCATTGGAGAAATTGTGCGTTTGGAAGTGACAGACGAAGGGCCGGGAATTTCAGAAGAAGACATGAAAAACTTATTCAAAAAATTTCAGCGGCTTTCAGCAAAGCCTACAGGCGGTGAGTCTTCGAATGGGATTGGCCTTTCAATCGCCAAACAGCTTGTAGAGCTTCAAGGTGGAAAAATATGGGCTACCTCCGCGGGTGTTGGGAAGGGCGCAACCTTCACTGTAGAATTTCCAATTTATCACCCTTAA